ATGATGTCAACGATGTCATGATTGTTAAACGTTCAACTGCTGAAGTTAATACAGACAGTACAGAGGGGGATGACCTATAATGAAAATTAGGGTATTCCTTCTTGCGGTACTTGTCTTTATTTCAGAGGGTATTTTTGTAGAGGTATTCTCAGGCCCTCTCTACAAAACTGATTATATTCTCGTGCCTAGATTTATCATGATTTTTTTGGTATTCCTGACCGTATACGGCAAAAAGGAAATGGCCATATGGTATGGGTTTGGGCTTGGAATCTTTTACGATGTTGTTTATACAGAAATACTGGGCATTTATACGTTCACGCTGCCTTTGATGGTTTACCTTTCATCACAGCTGATGAAGGTTTTGCAAGTGAATTTAGGCATTGTTTCTACGGTCAGTTTGCTTGCAATCACTGTCTTAGAAATCATTGTGTTTGAGTTGAACAGCCTGATTGGTTTTGCTTCATTAAGTTTCATTGATTTTGCAAAAATGAGATTGCTGCCTTCTCTAATATTAAATTTAGTTTTCCTGATTTTGTTTGGATATCTATTTGCGAAATGGATTAAGAAATGGACAGTTGAGGAAGACTTTTAAGCGGCGGAGCACCGCTAAAAGAGGGATTGCCAGCGCTCATGTCGAATTAAATT
This DNA window, taken from Pradoshia eiseniae, encodes the following:
- the mreD gene encoding rod shape-determining protein MreD — translated: MKIRVFLLAVLVFISEGIFVEVFSGPLYKTDYILVPRFIMIFLVFLTVYGKKEMAIWYGFGLGIFYDVVYTEILGIYTFTLPLMVYLSSQLMKVLQVNLGIVSTVSLLAITVLEIIVFELNSLIGFASLSFIDFAKMRLLPSLILNLVFLILFGYLFAKWIKKWTVEEDF